From a single Brassica oleracea var. oleracea cultivar TO1000 chromosome C5, BOL, whole genome shotgun sequence genomic region:
- the LOC106292189 gene encoding uncharacterized protein LOC106292189 codes for MAPSTGIPNESRRRPRSTGLQLPDMRQGRPQLTLSEPSAMAPSFSPPMSVPPGAVPHASAGSSSAAPAAPAPYVRRREDALLRAPSRHNQPHLHPDKINGALWFGIDPEAHAFIRATWQGNYWGSWASWNFVPPEKKDQWWHAFIQHYYWEDQFHDEIYLKWKKQTQVTVCGRISQKRRDNRQPSYMSDAHWATMVEKYSTEQAKKKSAKAAKSRKSALVGKRMHKHGASPRCFLNIQYNMMVDEGLDEPPSYTALARKTHTGKDGSFLDERTEELVLDVEEAVEEMLQDGSPHGDSQTDSTAASNAKRYLLNQEYIKVISSLILILFISAYWKCLCCLI; via the exons ATGGCTCCTTCGACTGGAATCCCAAACGAATCCCGTCGTCGCCCGCGCTCTACCGGATTACAGCTCCCAG ATATGCGGCAAGGGAGACCTCAGTTGACCTTATCGGAGCCTTCTGCCATGGCCCCATCTTTTTCTCCTCCCATGTCTGTACCTCCTGGAGCTGTTCCTCACGCATCTGCCGGCTCTTCAAGTGCAGCGCCTGCGGCTCCTGCCCCTTATGTCAGGAGAAGAGAAGATGCTCTGCTACGTGCGCCATCTAGACATAACCAGCCACACCTCCATCCTGACAAGATCAATGGAGCATTGTG GTTTGGTATTGATCCTGAAGCCCATGCTTTTATCCGAGCAACATGGCAGGGAAACTATTGGGGGTCATGGGCAAGCTGGAACTTCGTTCCACCTGAGAAGAAGGATCAGTGGTGGCATGCGTTCATT CAACACTACTACTGGGAGGACCAATTCCATGATGAAATCTACTTGAAATGGAAGAAACAAACTCAGGTTACCGTCTGTGGCCGCATCAGCCAGAAAAGGAGAGATAACCGGCAACCTTCCTACATGTCAGACGCTCACTGGGCAACAATGGTTGAGAAGTACAGCACTGAGCAAGCGAAAAAGAAGAGTGCAAAAGCTGCAAAATCTCGTAAGTCTGCTCTAGTTGGGAAGAGGATGCACAAGCACGGTGCAAGCCCACGCTGTTTCCTTAACATTCAGTATAATATG ATGGTTGATGAAGGTTTGGATGAACCACCTTCATACACAGCCCTTGCGAGGAAGACTCACACGGGTAAAGACGGCTCCTTCTTAGACGAACGTACAGAGGAACTGGTGCTGGATGTTGAGGAAGCCGTTGAAGAGATGTTACAAGATGGATCTCCACATGGCGACAGTCAAACCGACTCCACTGCTGCTTCAAATGCAAAGCGCTATCTTCTCAACCAAGAATACATCAAGGTCATCTCTTCTCTCATCCTCATTTTATTTATTTCAGCTTACTGGAAATGCTTGTGTTGTTTAATTTAA
- the LOC106292187 gene encoding LOW QUALITY PROTEIN: post-GPI attachment to proteins factor 3-like (The sequence of the model RefSeq protein was modified relative to this genomic sequence to represent the inferred CDS: inserted 1 base in 1 codon) produces MVHNKSLLPLKKDRTGYYEYVGXLSMNSWFWSAVFHTRDVDITKRLDYSSAIAVLGFSLIVSILRIFDVQVEAARVMVSAPVLALVTIHVLYINFYKLDYGWNMIVCVAIRVAQLFLWARWAVVSRHPSNWKLWVVVIDSGLAMLLEIYDFPPYASYFDAHSIWHLATVPLTIRWWSFIRDDAEFRTSSLFKKSKTKAK; encoded by the exons ATGGTACACAACAAA AGTTTGTTGCCTCTTAAAAAAGATAGGACGGGTTACTATGAATATGTTG TGCTGTCCATGAACTCTTGGTTCTGGAGTGCAGTTTTCCACACTCG GGATGTTGACATCACAAAGAGGTTGGACTACTCATCTGCAATAGCCGTTCTCGGATTCTCACTCATCGTATCCATCCTAAGAATCTTTGATGTTCAGGTGGAGGCTGCAAGAGTCATGGTATCCGCTCCAGTACTAGCTTTAGTCACCATCCACGTACTGTACATTAACTTCTACAAACTTGACTATG GTTGGAACATGATTGTGTGTGTGGCCATTAGAGTCGCTCAGCTTTTCCTATGGGCAAGATGGGCAGTTGTTTCTAGGCATCCTTCTAATTGGAAACTGTGGGTGGTTGTGATAGATTCAGGTTTAGCTATGCTTTTAGAGATATATGACTTCCCTCCGTATGC AAGCTACTTCGATGCTCACTCTATTTGGCACCTCGCCACAGTTCCTCTAACCATTCGCTGGTGGAGCTTTATTAGAGATGATGCTGAGTTCAGAACTTCCAGTCTTTTCAAGAAATCTAAGACAAAGGCGAAGTAA